The genomic window GTAGAGGCCGTGGGAATCTTCGACAAACAGAAGAGGAGCATCGTGCACCCTGTCACGCACAAGGTCAAGGTTCCGATTATCGACAAGAGGAGGGCTCAGATTCTCACGGTTATGGGTTCTGAGGTTCAGCTCATGGACCTTGAGACGTACGAAACGTTCAACGTCGCGATATCGGCAGAAATGGACGGGAAACTCAGCCCAGGCGGCGAGATCCAGTATCTCGTGGCAATGGGGAGGAAAAAGATAACCAGGACGTGATCCCTCCGATGAGGCCCGCTCCCCTCGCCTTTGCGGACGCGCGCGCGGAGCTGCAGGGGGCGGAGTTCGTGATATTCGGCGTCCCCTTCGATGGGACGTCCACTTTCAGGAAGGGGTCCAGTCTCGCGCCTGAGAAGATAAGGGAGGCCTCCTACAACTTCGAGACCTACATCTTTGAGCAGGACATCGATCTTGATGACGTGCCGGTCCACGACGCGGGAGATGTCGAGTGCTCTGGCGGTGTGAAGGAGGTCCTTGATCGCGTGCGGGACTTCTCGAGCGAAGTGGCGGATTCCGGCAAGATCCCCGTAGCGATCGGCGGTGACCATTCCATCACCCCCGCGGTAGTCGAGAGCTTTGATGACATCGGTGTCGTGATCCTGGACGCTCACCTCGATTTCAGGGATTCGTACGAGGGCGAGAGACTCGGCCATGCGTGCACGACCAGGCGCGTGTCAGAGGTGGTCGGAATCGACCATGTCATCCCGGTCGGTGTTCGGTCCTTCTCGAGGGAGGAATCGACGGATGCGAAGGATCTTGGACTGTCCTACATACTTGCCAGTGAGATCTTCGAGAAGAAGCTCATGGCGAGCACCGCGAGAAAGGCTCTGAGCTTCGTCGAGAGAAGCGACATCTACCTGTCGATCGACATGGATGTGGTTGACCCAGCGTATGCTCCGGGCGTGGGAAACCCGGAACCGTTCGGATTGACCGCTGACCAGGTGAGGGAGCTCATCGACCTGCTCGGGAGCAGACTCGTGGGTGTGGATTTCGTCGAGGTCTCTCCTCCCCATGATTGTGGCACGACGGCATTGCTCACTGCGCGTCTCATAAGGGAGGCGATCGCCGTGATGAAAAAGGCTCACAGATAACCGGGGATATCCGCTGTCCTGTGAGAGATCTTCTCGAGGTCCACCCTTCTCAGCTCATCGTCGAACTTCTTGTCGACGGAACCCTTCCTCTCCTTGAGGTCGATGACCTTCGTGGTGTCCTCCCCGGCGTCCTTTCTGAGCGTCTCGATCTCCTTGACAAGGGCGATGTCGATCTTGACGCCGTTCATTCCGAGTATCCAAAGGGTGTTCCTCATGATGTCGAGCTCGAGCACCATCCTCTCCCTGGTTCCGACCTTGTTCAGTTTCCGACTCATCTTTGCCAGGAAGTCCCGATGACTCTTCAGGGCGTTGAGGATGTTGTCTATCCTCTCGCTCGTCCTCAGAAGGTACTCCTCGAGCCTCATGACAGCGCCGTTGAGGTCCCCCATGAGCCCGCCCTCACCCTTCTTTGTCCTGGTCGTGATCCTGAGGGCGTCCATCATGATCCCTTCGCGCTTGATTCGGGTCTCCAACTTCCTCTCCAGGGCTCTCGTTTTCTTCTTCTCTTCCGCCAGTTGCTTCTGAATGGATTTCAGACGCCGCTCTACCTTGTCAAGACGCCCCTGGAGTTTGCTGGCATCCCCTGGCCCCGTCATCTGCCTTATGATTGCCCGAGTAGAATAAGAAGTTTGTGATATCGTTCTCGACCGGCGATTCTATGCTTGGCTGGGGTTGGATTGCTCATGTCTGGTCTCAAGTCATCCGTCACTTGTGGTCAGATTCCTTAAATACCGTGCACATCCTAATCGAATGACTATGAGCGAACCTATCATTGCGATAGAGAACATCTCGAAGACCTTCACTTCCAAGGAGCGAGGAAAAGGACGGACGCGGAAGAAGAAGGTCGAGGCGCTCAGGGATGTGAGCCTTGAGATCTTCGACGGCGAGGTATTCGGCTTGCTGGGGCCCAACGGTGCTGGGAAGACCACCCTGATTAAGTGTCTCACGACACTGCTGCTCCCGACATCAGGAACCGCCTGGATAAACGGCTTCAACCTTCAGAAGGAGGAGAACAAGGTGCGAGCCTCCATCGGTTGCATGCTGATGGGCGAGCGGGGACTCTATTGGAAGCTTACGGGCAGGGAGAACCTGGACTACTTCGGAGCGCTCTACTACATCCCCAAGAACGTGAGAAGGGAGAGGATCGACTACCTTGTCGATCTTCTGGAGCTCTCGGACTTCGTGGACAGGACGGTGGAGACGTATTCGAGCGGGCAGAAGATGATCCTGGCATTTGCCAAGTCCCTGATCAACGATGCTCCCATCCTCTTCCTTGACGAGCCCACCGTGACCATGGACGTTCACGCGGCACGCAACCTGAGGAGCATAGTCAAGAGTCTGAACAAGGAGGGCCACACGATAATCTACACCACACACCTGATGGCGGAGGCCGACGAGCTCTGTGACCGGGTGGCCATCATAGACCGAGGTGAGATCATCGCCCTCGGGCCTCCTAGCGAGCTCAAGTCCTCGATCCCGCAGGAGAGCGTCGTCGACGTGGAAGGTGTGATACCTGAGTCCGCCCGGAACAGGATAGTCGAGATACCGGGGATAAGGACGGCAGTGGTCAAGGATGAGACGAACGGGAAGACAATGCTGGGGATAATCTGCGACAACAGCCGAAGGGTGCTCCCGAAGATAATCGATGTCCTCGTGGAGGAGGACGCGATCATTGAGTACATAAACCCGCAGGAAGTGACGCTCGAGGACGTTTTTATTGCCAAGACCGGGAGGTCTCTGAGCATAGATACGAGGGAGATTGTGACGCCCAAGGATGCGGGGAAGTGACGGCAAAGACTGTGCACAAGAACCTGGGCCTCTCGGAGATCTCATGGAGGTCCTCACTCGGTGTCACGAAGACCGTTCTGATCGCGCGGTTCAAGATCGTCCTGCGATACAAGGGCGCCATTGTGTTCGACATGATACTCCCGGTGATTCTGGCGTCCCTTCCCATCCTCCTCGGTGTGGCGATTGCGGGACAGGCCGCAGCTCAGAATTTCGAGGACGCCACGGGGACGGAGAACTACAAGCTCTACATGCTCATCGGCGCGAGCACGTTCATCGTCGTCACGCTCATGCTTTGGCTCGTTGGCTACTGGATAAGGAGAGAGATGGAGACAGGGACGCTCGAGTCCGTCTATGCTTCCCCTGCCAAGAGGGTCGAGGTCCTGTCGGGAGTCACGTTGTACGCGCTCATCAGATCGCTCATGGCATTTGCGTTCGCCATGGTAGTGGGATCTCTCATCTTCCAGGTCGATCTCTTCCAGGGCGAGATGGCATTGGCATTGGTCTTTGTCGTCATCGGCATAATCCCGTTGTGGGGAATCAGCTTCGCCTTTGGAGCTCTGATCCTCAAGGTGAAAGAGGCCGATTCTCTGATCCAGGTCATGCAGTGGGTCGTGGCGTTCTTCATGGGGATATTCTTCCCGATCACGGTGTTCCCGCCCTTCCTCAGGTACGTGGCGTTGAGCTTCCCGCCAACGTGGATGACGAACGGGGTCAGGGCCTCGTTGCTGGATGTCGCCTACTTCTTCGGGACGTGGTACTTCGATCTGGCGGTCCTCTTGGCCTTCGCGGCGGTCCTCCCGCTCGTAGGGTACACAGTCTTCTTGAGGACCGAGAGCAGGATTAAGAAGAACGAGGGGGTTGGACAATTCTGAAGGGGAAAACCGTCAGCAGGGGATTCGGCCTTTCGGATTTCTCCTTCAAGCAGAGCATTGCGACGTTCATTTCCATGTCGAAGAAGACCATCGTGGAGTTCTCCAGGTACCCCCTGTCCTTCGGTGCGATCTTCCTTCAGATATTCCTCATGGTGCTCATGTTCATGTTCGCGGTCTTTGCCTTTTCGTCTCCGACCCAGGCGCTTGACTCCTTCGAGGACGCGTCCCTGTCTGGTTGGGCAGAGGACCCGCTCTCCCACGTCGGCGAAGGGGAGTTCCATCGAGTACTGACGGGTCCGTACGGGGATGAGCCGTCGATGGTCGCATTCCTGAACCTCACGGATCCGGCTCATTCATACGGCGTGGAGAAGAACCCGGAGGGCGTGTCCGATTGGTCGGCCTTCATGCAGATACAGATAGGGCTATATTCGTCCAGTGGAACGACCGCGGACGTCTCGATCCAGCTGAAAGGGGATTCCGGCGAGAACGGGACGTGGTGGGAGTCCGACGTCGTGGGCTTTGGCGGAGGCCAGGACAACCTCGTCTTCAACATCACTGACTTCGGCGGGGAGAACAGGACACTGGAAAATGTGGATTCGCTCAGCATAAGGTTCCAGAACGCCGATAACGGAACGATCGTGTACTTCACCCAAATAGACATGGTCCTAACGCCCCAAGGAGCGAGACTGGCTGGCGTCATGATGTACGGGTTCGTCATCTTCATCTTCCTCAGCTTCATCCTCTGGGAGGTGGGCTTCTCCATCAGGGAGGAGCAGTTCCGCGGGACGTTGGAGTCTCTCTATCTGTCACCGGCGAACAAGTTCAGCAATCTCATATCAAGGGTCTTCGCGATCTTCATGTGGATCACCGTGATCGCCTCGATAGCCCTCGTTGTCGTTTCCAACATCGCAGGCGGTCTTCCGTTGAACAACGTCGCTCTCGCCTTCCTGATCCTCTTCCTCACCGTTTCGGGGATACTCGGGATGGCGTTCTTCGTCGCTGGTCTCACGATAAGGATCAAGGAGAGCGCCGCTCTTCTCGTGAACTTCCTCCAGTTCTTCTTCATGATATTCTGCGCCGCGTTCTTCCCCTTCCGTGCATTGCCATCCGTCGTCGTCGACTACGTGAGCAGATGGATACCGGTGAGCTACGGCGTGGACGCGTTCAGATCGGTGCTCATAGGATTGCCAAAGGGGTACCCTGAGCTGCTCCCCTTCGAGGCCGAGATGGTGGTGGTCGTGCTCTTCGGCATCCTCTCGCCCCTTCTCGGATATCTCTACTACAGGCATTCGGAGAAGAAAGCAAGAACCCAGGGGACCCTCAGCGAGTACTAGAAGAGAGCAATCTTTTAATATCCTCTGTCCTCTCTTTCAGGGAGGTGTGAAGATGCCGCGATGGAATGGTCCGCTGAAGCAAATCGATGAGTTCCGATACGAGATCCCGAGCAGCTACAAGCATGGAATGAGAACAAGCGGGCTGATCTACGCGGACGAGAAGATGATGAAGAACGTCATCAGGGACAACGCTCTGGAGCAGGTCGCGAACGTCGCGACGCTCCCGGGGATACTGAAGAAGTCCATGGCGATGCCGGACATTCACTGGGGATACGGATTCCCTATCGGAGGCGTTGCTGGCATGGACCCTGACGAAGGTGTTATCTCCCCAGGCGGAGTGGGCTATGACATCAATTGCGGCGTGAGAATGCTCACGACCAACCTCACCGTGAAGGACGTGTCGCCCAAGCTCAAGGAGCTCATCGACACTATGTTCACGAACGTCCCGTCGGGCCTTGGATCGAAGGGGAAGGTTAGAGTCGACAGCAGGACGCTCACCCAGGTCCTTGAGGAAGGAGCCAGGTGGGCCGTGGAGAACGGCTACGGTTGGCAGGAAGACCTGGAACATCTCGAGGAGGGCGGGGGCATGGAAGGCGCGGACTCCGAGAAGGTGAGTCAAAAGGCGATTGACAGAGGGAAGTCTCAGCTCGGAAGCCTGGGCGCTGGCAACCACTTCCTGGAAATCCAGAAGGTCGACCAGATCAGGAATGAGGAAGCCGCGAAGAGGATGGGCGTCAACGAGCTGGACCAGATAATAGTGATGATACACACGGGCTCCAGAGGCTGCGGTCACCAGATAGCCAGCGACTACATCCGCAAGATGGAGGTGGCGTACAGGAAGTATGGGATCGATCTCCCGGACAGGCAGCTTGCCTGCGCGCCGATAGACTCTCCAGAGGGACGGGACTACTTCTCCGCGATGGCGTGCGGCGCCAACTTCGCCTGGACGAACAGGCAGATGATCCTCCATTGGGTGAGGCAATCCTTCGAGCAAGTGTTTGGCCAGAAGGCGGAGGACATGGGACTGAGGGTCATCTACGACGTAGCCCATAACATAGCCAAGTTCGAAGAGCACGACGTCGACGGAAGGAGAATGAAGGTCTGCGTCCACAGGAAGGGGGCGACAAGGGCGTTCGGTCCAGACAGACCGGAAGTCACTTCGGATTACAGGGAATTCGGACAGCCCGTCCTCATCCCTGGGGACATGGGAACGCACTCGTTCCTGCTCCTGGGCACGGACGAGGCGATGGCACAGACATTCGGCTCCACCTGTCACGGTGCGGGCCGCGTGATGTCTAGACGCCAGGCGACGAGGATGTTCAGAGCCGATGAGGTCAGGAGCCAACTGCAGAGGAAGGGCATATACGTTCACGCGGCGAGCATGAAGGGCATCGTTGAGGAGGCTCCCGATGCCTACAAGGACATACTGGACGTCGTCAAGGTCGCCAACGGTGCAGGGATATCCAGCGTAGTTGCACGCATGTCCCCGATGGGCGTTGTGAAGGGGTAGATTGAGGACGGCTATTCTCCCGATCGGCGACATGGACGGTTTCATCCTCACGCATCTGGCTTCCGAGCTGTCCGTCTTCGGCGATGTTGAGATCCTGCCGAGAGTGGATGTGCCTGAGTCTGCGCACAGACCGCGCAGGGGTCAATATCTCGCCTCCGACCTTAAGGAGCTGACTGCGTCGTATCCGCAGGACAAAGTACTCGGGGTCGTGGACGTTGACATCTACGAGGGCTCGAATAGGTTCGTCTTCGGGTTGGCCGATGTCAAGGGGAGGTCTGCCATCATATCATTGAACAGATTGAAGGGTGATACCGAGACATTCAAGCAAAGAGCGACGAAGGAGGCCTTCCACGAGCTCGGACACATGTTCGGGTTGCGTCACTGCCAAGATAGGAGTTGCGTCATGATGTTCTCGAAGTCCTTGGCGGACACGGACGCAAAGCAAAAGGATTATTGCCAATTCTGCGCTCTCAGACTCAGGACTGCGGGAGTGTTCCCGTAGGTGAAGCGCATGTTGGCGGAAGTGAGCATATTCCCGGTAGGAGAGGGCGTGAGCCTGAGCAAGTGGGTCGGCAGATGCCTGAGGATAATCGACGGAAGCGGCCTGCGGTACCAGCTCAACCCGATGGGCACGGTGATCGAGGGCGACTACGACGAGGTGATGGAGGTCATCCGGAGGTGCCACATGGCGGTCCTCGAGGACACGGAGCGGGTCTCTACGTACATCAAAATCGACGACCGGAAAGCCACCAAGGAAGCGATGCTCAAGAAGGTCCAGAGCGTCGAAGAGCGCGCCGGAAGGCCCCTCAGCAGGTGATCTCACTCGACCCGTGAGAGAAGAGCCAGGCCTCCTGCGGCCATCACGATTCCGTAGAGAAAGGGGTACGCTGGGCTGAAGATCCACAGGAAGCCTGCGACAAGGCTGGCGGGCAGCTTGGCGATGCCCGTGAAGGTATGATACGTGCCCATCGATGTTGCCCTCAGGTTCTTCGGTGACATGTCCGCCACGTATGCTCTCTGGACCCCGTCGAGCGCGGCCATGCACAGTCCGAAGGTCAGGAAGAGCACGGTCAGGTGAGAGATGTCCCTGGCGAACACGAACCCGGCGAAGGTTACTATGAAAATCCCGTAGCCAAAGGCAATCATCGGTTTCTTCCCGATTCTGTCAGAGAGAGCGCCCGCAGGGAAGGCCAGCAACGCGTAGGACACGTTGAACAGGAGGTAGAGCGCGATCACCGCATCCATCCTGCCAACGAGTTCCGTGCTTCGATAGAGGAGGAAGAGGACAGAGAAGTTGCCTATCTCGAACGCCGTGGCCGCAAGAACGAAGAGCTTGAGATTTCGTGGGATCAGGGAGAGGCTTGCCTTGAAGGACTCTGGTGGGGCCCTGGCGACCGGCTTCTCCCTCAAGCGGAAGACGAGCAGGAACGCGATTACGGCGGGAACCGTCGCTATGAGGAAGATCGTGCGTATGTTCCCGCCAGTTTCACCGCCCAGGACCGGCAGGAGAAGCAAGACCAGCGCCGGTCCAAGGACGGCACCAGCGGTGTCCATTGCTCGGTGAAGGCCGAAGGCTTTGCCCGTGGTCTCCGGAGTCGTGGACTCGGCGATTATGGCATCTCTCGGAGGCGTTCTGATCCCCTTCCCGACCCTTTCGAGAAACCTCCAGGCCGTGAAGTCAATCCAAGATACAGAGAAGAAGAAGAGCAGCTTGGAGAAGGAGGACACGCCATATCCCGCGGCGACCAGGTCCTTCCTCCTCCTCATCCTGTCGGACCAGAAGCCAGAGGCCACCTTGAGCAAAGACGCAGTGCTCTCCGCTATTCCCTCAATCAGCCCGAGAATGAGCGGGCTACCAGCAAGAACGACGATGACGAAAGTGGGGATGAGCGGGAGCATCATCTCGCTGCTCGTATCCGTTAGAAAGCTCACGAAGGCCAGGATGACTATGTTCGCTGTAAGCCCGGAGGTTAGACGGGAGAGGAACTTCCCCTTCATGGACGCTCAGAAGGGAATCATCGCACCGTATAAAGCAGGTTCTCCCGAAAGTTATGTAATGGCAATGGGATATTAGGACGGATGATTCCTTTCGAGGAGGTCAAGGTTCTTGACATGAATGCGGAACACCTTGGGGTTCCGACGTCCCGGCTGATGGAGAACGCGGGCAAGGGGATTGCGGACACGCTTCAAGAGGATTTTCAGATTGAAGGAAAGAAGGTCGTTTTCATCTGCGGTACGGGAAACAATGGCGGGGATGCGTTTGTCGCTGCCAGGATGATCGACCGTAAATGCACTACAACTGTCGTACTGGCAAAGCCACCCGAAGAGGTCCGGAGCGAGCTGTCCAAGAAGAACCTGTCCAAGTACAATGGCGATGTGGTTGTGGGCGCCGACCCGGCAGCTTCCGAGATTGAGTCCGCGGATGTCATCGTGGACGCGCTCCTCGGGATCGGCGTGAGAGGGGAGATCAGGGAACCGCTCAGAACCTTCATCGATGTCATCAACAGCTCAGGCAAACCGGTTCTCTCGGTGGACGTGCCAAGCGGTCTGGGCTCGGACATTGCCGTAAGGCCGACTGTGACCGTGACGTTCCATGACACCAAGATCGGTATGAACGAGAAGAACTCGGGCAAGATAGTGAAGGTCGATATCGGCATCCCAGAG from Candidatus Thermoplasmatota archaeon includes these protein-coding regions:
- a CDS encoding MTH1187 family thiamine-binding protein, coding for MLAEVSIFPVGEGVSLSKWVGRCLRIIDGSGLRYQLNPMGTVIEGDYDEVMEVIRRCHMAVLEDTERVSTYIKIDDRKATKEAMLKKVQSVEERAGRPLSR
- a CDS encoding ABC transporter permease, whose amino-acid sequence is MTAKTVHKNLGLSEISWRSSLGVTKTVLIARFKIVLRYKGAIVFDMILPVILASLPILLGVAIAGQAAAQNFEDATGTENYKLYMLIGASTFIVVTLMLWLVGYWIRREMETGTLESVYASPAKRVEVLSGVTLYALIRSLMAFAFAMVVGSLIFQVDLFQGEMALALVFVVIGIIPLWGISFAFGALILKVKEADSLIQVMQWVVAFFMGIFFPITVFPPFLRYVALSFPPTWMTNGVRASLLDVAYFFGTWYFDLAVLLAFAAVLPLVGYTVFLRTESRIKKNEGVGQF
- a CDS encoding archaemetzincin family Zn-dependent metalloprotease yields the protein MRTAILPIGDMDGFILTHLASELSVFGDVEILPRVDVPESAHRPRRGQYLASDLKELTASYPQDKVLGVVDVDIYEGSNRFVFGLADVKGRSAIISLNRLKGDTETFKQRATKEAFHELGHMFGLRHCQDRSCVMMFSKSLADTDAKQKDYCQFCALRLRTAGVFP
- a CDS encoding ABC transporter ATP-binding protein → MSEPIIAIENISKTFTSKERGKGRTRKKKVEALRDVSLEIFDGEVFGLLGPNGAGKTTLIKCLTTLLLPTSGTAWINGFNLQKEENKVRASIGCMLMGERGLYWKLTGRENLDYFGALYYIPKNVRRERIDYLVDLLELSDFVDRTVETYSSGQKMILAFAKSLINDAPILFLDEPTVTMDVHAARNLRSIVKSLNKEGHTIIYTTHLMAEADELCDRVAIIDRGEIIALGPPSELKSSIPQESVVDVEGVIPESARNRIVEIPGIRTAVVKDETNGKTMLGIICDNSRRVLPKIIDVLVEEDAIIEYINPQEVTLEDVFIAKTGRSLSIDTREIVTPKDAGK
- a CDS encoding MFS transporter → MKGKFLSRLTSGLTANIVILAFVSFLTDTSSEMMLPLIPTFVIVVLAGSPLILGLIEGIAESTASLLKVASGFWSDRMRRRKDLVAAGYGVSSFSKLLFFFSVSWIDFTAWRFLERVGKGIRTPPRDAIIAESTTPETTGKAFGLHRAMDTAGAVLGPALVLLLLPVLGGETGGNIRTIFLIATVPAVIAFLLVFRLREKPVARAPPESFKASLSLIPRNLKLFVLAATAFEIGNFSVLFLLYRSTELVGRMDAVIALYLLFNVSYALLAFPAGALSDRIGKKPMIAFGYGIFIVTFAGFVFARDISHLTVLFLTFGLCMAALDGVQRAYVADMSPKNLRATSMGTYHTFTGIAKLPASLVAGFLWIFSPAYPFLYGIVMAAGGLALLSRVE
- a CDS encoding RtcB family protein → MPRWNGPLKQIDEFRYEIPSSYKHGMRTSGLIYADEKMMKNVIRDNALEQVANVATLPGILKKSMAMPDIHWGYGFPIGGVAGMDPDEGVISPGGVGYDINCGVRMLTTNLTVKDVSPKLKELIDTMFTNVPSGLGSKGKVRVDSRTLTQVLEEGARWAVENGYGWQEDLEHLEEGGGMEGADSEKVSQKAIDRGKSQLGSLGAGNHFLEIQKVDQIRNEEAAKRMGVNELDQIIVMIHTGSRGCGHQIASDYIRKMEVAYRKYGIDLPDRQLACAPIDSPEGRDYFSAMACGANFAWTNRQMILHWVRQSFEQVFGQKAEDMGLRVIYDVAHNIAKFEEHDVDGRRMKVCVHRKGATRAFGPDRPEVTSDYREFGQPVLIPGDMGTHSFLLLGTDEAMAQTFGSTCHGAGRVMSRRQATRMFRADEVRSQLQRKGIYVHAASMKGIVEEAPDAYKDILDVVKVANGAGISSVVARMSPMGVVKG
- the speB gene encoding agmatinase; amino-acid sequence: MRPAPLAFADARAELQGAEFVIFGVPFDGTSTFRKGSSLAPEKIREASYNFETYIFEQDIDLDDVPVHDAGDVECSGGVKEVLDRVRDFSSEVADSGKIPVAIGGDHSITPAVVESFDDIGVVILDAHLDFRDSYEGERLGHACTTRRVSEVVGIDHVIPVGVRSFSREESTDAKDLGLSYILASEIFEKKLMASTARKALSFVERSDIYLSIDMDVVDPAYAPGVGNPEPFGLTADQVRELIDLLGSRLVGVDFVEVSPPHDCGTTALLTARLIREAIAVMKKAHR
- a CDS encoding translation initiation factor IF-5A, with amino-acid sequence MSWNQAEMRSLKPNRYILIDEEPCKILSVNISKPGKHGEAKARVEAVGIFDKQKRSIVHPVTHKVKVPIIDKRRAQILTVMGSEVQLMDLETYETFNVAISAEMDGKLSPGGEIQYLVAMGRKKITRT
- a CDS encoding ABC transporter permease, which produces MSKKTIVEFSRYPLSFGAIFLQIFLMVLMFMFAVFAFSSPTQALDSFEDASLSGWAEDPLSHVGEGEFHRVLTGPYGDEPSMVAFLNLTDPAHSYGVEKNPEGVSDWSAFMQIQIGLYSSSGTTADVSIQLKGDSGENGTWWESDVVGFGGGQDNLVFNITDFGGENRTLENVDSLSIRFQNADNGTIVYFTQIDMVLTPQGARLAGVMMYGFVIFIFLSFILWEVGFSIREEQFRGTLESLYLSPANKFSNLISRVFAIFMWITVIASIALVVVSNIAGGLPLNNVALAFLILFLTVSGILGMAFFVAGLTIRIKESAALLVNFLQFFFMIFCAAFFPFRALPSVVVDYVSRWIPVSYGVDAFRSVLIGLPKGYPELLPFEAEMVVVVLFGILSPLLGYLYYRHSEKKARTQGTLSEY